A genome region from Aphis gossypii isolate Hap1 unplaced genomic scaffold, ASM2018417v2 Contig00348, whole genome shotgun sequence includes the following:
- the LOC126553862 gene encoding uncharacterized protein LOC126553862 — protein MYDYHYNVMRRHYNDSIRLMYMDTDSLVYRVNTEDFYKDLVNNPALLERMDTLNLPVTHPCYVGTRKKIPGLFKDETAGRTMYEFIALRAKSYAYKIEGDEKLLAKGIRGHVVRNHMTFEDHKRCLFEDDDAGDGDENDELGMDDDDFDDGDFGDDDEWKDVEMRRRAHLMARLVVDTIHGNAAAASAAAIAGVKFTPIPLPAYAPYTPYRENVSIRSFEHRVKTIKTMQMT, from the exons ATGTACGACTATCATTACAACGTGATGCGGCGGCATTACAACGATTCGATTAGACTGATGTACATGGATACAG attccCTGGTGTATCGAGTGAACACGGAAGACTTTTACAAGGACCTGGTGAACAACCCCGCACTCCTCGAACGTATGGACACCTTGAATCTCCCCGTCACCCACCCATGCTACGTCGGTACGCGTAAGAAAATACCGGGATTGTTCAAGGACGAAACGGCTGGGCGTACTATGTACGAATTCATCGCACTCCGCGCGAAATCTTACGCTTACAAAATCGAGGGGGACGAAAAACTCTTGGCCAAGGGAATTCGAGGGCATGTGGTCCGAAATCACATGACGTTCGAGGACCACAAGCGCTGTCTGTTCGAGGACGACGACGCTGGTGACGGTGACGAAAACGATGAGCTCGGCATGGACGATGACGATTTCGACGACGGTGACTTTGGCGACGACGATGAGTGGAAGGACGTGGAGATGAGACGGCGTGCGCATCTGATGGCTCGATTGGTCGTCGACACGATACACGGGAATGCTGCGGCAGCTAGCGCCGCCGCCATTGCCGGCGTGAAATTCACTCCGATACCACTTCCCGCATACGCACCGTACACACCGTATAGAGAAAACGTATCGATCCGATCGTTCGAGCATCGCGTCAAAACGATTAAGACCATGCAAATGACTTAA
- the LOC126553864 gene encoding uncharacterized protein LOC126553864 yields MTFIFCLKMFKKTFLIIGIREDRDFLLLQREKGRKGYMMGVDTKLVKAEKRKADRLKSLNEASKRSKIEAEKLERGVKLIEEYNSILTKDEEQKQYLLQIVKNYKIKYPDGNKSTLQ; encoded by the exons atgacattcatattttgtttaaaaatgtttaaaaaaacatttcttattatagGTATCCGGGAAGATCGAGATTTTTTACTTCTCCAAAGAGAAAAAGGCCGAAAAGGCTATATGATGGGCGTTGATACTAAATTGGTTAAAGCTGAAAAGCGAAAGGCTGAtcgattaaaatcattaaatgaaGCATCTAAACGTTCAAAAATAGAAGCAGAAAAATTAG AAAGAGGAGTGAAGCTAATTGAAGAATATAACAGCATTTTAACTAAAGATGAAGAACAAAAACAGTACCTActacaaattgtaaaaaattataaaattaagtatccTGACGGTAACAAATCgacactacaataa
- the LOC126553861 gene encoding uncharacterized protein LOC126553861, translating to MPEVMPLPTTEKWREIADEFWKCWNFPNCIGSLDGKHVVIQAPPSSGSLYFNYKKTFSVVLMALVDAHYNFIVVDVGAYGRNSDGGIFMNSKLGKGLNRKQLNVPPDTALLGTNNEAPYVILGDEAFPLKEYLMRPYPGKQLDDSSKRIYNYRHCRGRRVVENTFGILTQKFRIFNRRIQAKPENADNIILATCILHNFIKIMKAG from the coding sequence ATGCCAGAAGTAATGCCACTACCCACTACAGAAAAATGGAGAGAAATCGCAGATGAGTTTTGGAAATGTTGGAATTTTCCAAACTGCATTGGATCATTGGACGGCAAGCATGTAGTGATTCAAGCACCACCAAGTAGTGGGTCACTttatttcaactataaaaagACATTTTCAGTTGTACTTATGGCTCTTGTTGATGcacattataatttcattgtaGTAGATGTTGGTGCGTATGGTAGAAATAGTGATGGAGGTATTTTTATGAACTCAAAACTAGGAAAAGGCTTAAATAGAAAACAGCTGAATGTTCCACCAGATACTGCACTCCTTGGAACTAATAATGAGGCACCATATGTAATCTTGGGAGACGAGGCATTTCCTTTAAAAGAATATCTGATGAGACCCTACCCTGGAAAACAACTCGATGATAGTTCAAAAAGAATATACAACTATCGTCATTGTAGAGGAAGAAGAGTTGTTGAAAATACGTTTGGGATTTTGACacaaaaatttagaatatttaatcgaAGAATCCAAGCAAAACCTGAAAATGCTGACAACATAATTTTAGCTACTTgtattttgcataattttattaaaataatgaaggcAGGATAA
- the LOC114119046 gene encoding zinc finger BED domain-containing protein 5-like, protein MVNAKKLSESYYELAFLTGNEDLVNTGQERQNKLVSEIVLPQERTTSKKRKYDESYLSFGFIPVGMAENPDGQCVICNKIMCNSSLVPAKLRRHLDTNHPQLKDKSLSFFERHKEVQKTGVAALYKYAKTDNENAKSCRIARAGKPHTVAEDLIKPCMTETVSCVLGEDAAKKITAVQCSNNVISERIHKISDHIHDELICRLKNSKMFAIQLDESTDVAGLSILLVFVRHPFKGSIEEDLFLCAPLETNTTGEEIFKVIDSHMSKHHIEWNKCIDVCSDGAAAMIGKIKGTVTRIKSVAPKCSSSHCVLHRHALVAMKISYELKTVLDQAVQIVNYVKSRPLQSRLFKKLCEDIGSQHQSLFLHTQVRWLSRGRVLLRLFELRNELKIFFTKQPGSASTNAFVDLLHDEVCSSGYSYELTLDKKIVNNLDFNQSQT, encoded by the exons ATGGTCAATGCAAAAAAACTTAGTGAATCATATTAtgaattggcatttttaacgggcaacgaa GATTTGGTGAATACTGGACAGGAACGACAAAATAAACTTGTTAGTGAAATTGTTTTACCTCAGGAGAGAACtacttcaaaaaaaagaaaatatgacGAATCGTATTTGTCCTTTGGGTTTATTCCTGTCGGAATGGCTGAGAATCCGGATGGACAATGCGTTATTTGcaacaaaataatgtgtaatagtTCATTGGTACCGGCAAAGCTAAGACGACACCTTGACACCAACCACCCGCAACTGAAAGATAAAAGCTTAAGCTTTTTCGAAAGACACAAAGAAGTACAAAAAACTGGCGTAGCTGCTTTAtacaaatatgcaaaaacagATAATGAAAACGCTAAAAGTTGCAGAATTGCACGTGCTGGTAAGCCACACACAGTTGCAGAGGATTTAATAAAACCATGTATGACAGAAACCGTCAGCTGTGTACTTGGTGAAGATGCAGCGAAGAAAATTACAGCAGTTCAGTGTTCCAATAACGTCATATCTGAACGAATTCATAAGATTTCAGACCACATTCACGATGAATTAATTTGTAGATTGAAGAACAGCAAGATGTTTGCAATACAATTAGACGAAAGTACAGATGTCGCCGGGCTATCAATATTGCTTGTTTTTGTGAGACACCCCTTCAAAGGATCTATTGAAGAGGATTTGTTTCTCTGTGCACCTTTAGAAACTAACACAACTGGAGaagaaatttttaaagttattgatAGTCACATGAGTAAGCACCATATTGAGTGGAACAAATGCATTGACGTGTGCAGTGACGGAGCAGCAGCTATGATCGGCAAAATAAAAGGCACTGTAACAAGAATCAAGAGTGTTGCACCTAAATGTAGTAGCAGTCACTGCGTTTTACATCGTCATGCTCTTGTCGCGATGAAAATATCATACGAGCTTAAGACAGTTCTCGATCAAGCTGTACAAATTGTGAATTACGTCAAATCACGTCCACTCCAGTCAAggctttttaaaaaactgtgCGAAGATATAGGAAGTCAGCATCAATCACTTTTTCTCCACACACAAGTGAGATGGCTCTCAAGAGGAAGAGTTTTATTAAGGCTATTTGAATTGCGCAACGAGCTTAAGATATTCTTCACCAAACAACCCGGTTCTGCGTCTACTAACGCGTTTGTTGATTTATTGCATGATGAGGTATG TTCTTCTGGATATTCTTATGAACTTACACTGGACAAGAAAATTGTGAACAATCTAGACTTCAATCAGAGCCAGACCTAA